In Alnus glutinosa chromosome 7, dhAlnGlut1.1, whole genome shotgun sequence, the sequence AAATAACTTTTACATTGATTCCTTACTAAGTGAGACTGAactttataaatgattctagGAAGCTACAATTTCAatttgactagtcattttagagTGATAACGTAGATATAACAAACGTAGatgtaacctttttttttttggggggggccGTTAGAAATGATATCAAACAATCTAGTTAGCTAGTAACACCATGTGGAATGTGGCCATAATGAGGACATTAGGGATTTAAATGAGAGATTGAAACACCTCAATTTTACATTGGGAAGATGCTTAGATTATAAAGGCACTTATGGGTTCTAACTATGTGAAGCTCGACTTTGTAAACGATTCTAATGATCTTTAATTGTAatttgactagtctttttgcaGTGATAGTATAAATATAACTAGTACTTTTCTTGAATCGTTAAAGTCGCTgtagtaaatataatttttttatgtaatgtttCTAACTCCTTTATGTTTCTCTTGCTTGCAACCGTGTTGCAGAATATTACGAGGGTGATGGACCAGTGGTTTTCCTCTCCACGTACTCTACTATCTAGTAGCTTGAGATTAAATGGGTGTTTTTGTCCCCGGCTCCCTGCTGCTCCCTTTCAAGATGATAGTCAGTAGGCtagtttgttaatactttttagaatatgttttttatttttgtaatgtaacataaaagtgaaagtagttttgagAGTTTTGAAtattgaattgtttgttaatacttttgtttttttgctaaaaagcattactctaaaaaaatttgttaaaaatacaCAACTTCATGAAGAGTAATATTACAAATCCCATTTTAATCTCACAATACTGACATGGTAGTCCCGACCAACTTCGAATTCCTTCATAAATAAAGGCCAATGCCTCCAAGCCAGAACGTGAACAAAAGACTGTCTTTATAAACAAAACATTGATTTAATATGTTTTGATAACAAAAGTTGAATGGCCTAAAAGAACCTATCAACTAGTGATCAGTAATCGTGTTTCCAGATtgataatgataatgataatcCGTTCATCTTTTTCTTAACATATAATTCCACCTGAGCGTTACATGTTGGGCTGGATCCTGATCCGACCTCAAAAGCAGAGTtgaagattataattaattaattaattagtgacaAACAAACTTTTAGTCAACGAGGAGGAGGTACCAAGCTAGCAACAAAAGAGTTGACCTTGCCTCCAATGAAAAAATCACTGGAAATCCTCTTGTGAATATAAGAGATTTTCACTGATTTTTTCACTTGAGGCAAGCCATATGGCCATGAAACCATAGGAAATTTTTGGTTAACAAACTTATGTCAAGCAAATGTTGCTAGCTTGCTTGAAAGCCTGCAGGTTTTGCATGTATCAACCATATTATGCAAACCACGCAATTTTGATCATTtgctaattaaaaataaagaaagaaaaagtaaccAATACCAACATTCATTTCCTAATTCCAACTTAAAACCTCAAAAGTATTCTAGCCCATGAATGCACAATGAACAAATTATTCCTTTTGATGATCATAAACAATTGTGCAGTACGATAGtaggaaagattttttttttttttttaataagtaacgATACTTGAAAAGATtcgaaagaaagaaacaactaAACCggaaaaaaagtacaaaatctGGACAGGCACATTCAAGATGTGCGAAGAATAGCACAACTACGAGCAGGTCCTACAAAACcaataagagaagaaaacaaaaacggATCAAGATTAGTCAAAGCAGATATGCTTAACTGAACAGAGCAAATTCTGTAAATCATAGACTGCCGTTGCTTTGCTAAATTCTAATGTCAAACTAGGTTAGCGCTATCTAGACTCTCACATGAAAGCATTTGTTTTATAATTCTACCAATCTTTAGCAACTCATCCATCTCACAATTATCGTTCTATATGTGTTCGTTGCAGTGACAGATTACTCATCAACTGCTCAGCATTTTCTACCATAAACAGGGGTTCTCTTAAAGTAAACATCCATTCAATCCCATTTAGAAAATGATAGCTTGAATGGgatcactacaatataaatagAACATTTGACTAAATCAGTGAGTAAAACGAAACATGACTCTAAAAATTCTTGTGTATAAGAGCCAACAGAagtaattaagtttttaattttttcctttcttggtGGGAGTTTCCAAAGTTCAAACAGCCCATCCCCAATGAGGGGTCACATTGAGATCTTAAACAACAGATCCAACTCTCTCTGATTTGTGCCACCTAGGAGGCACATTATGTCAACTCATTATAAACAGAGAAGTTCATTGCCAATTTCATTTGTCAAATTTAATCGGCCCTAACTTTTCACAATGCTATTTACcttcttgaatttattgtaACATTAATGTGTTAAGAGGGAGGGTTAGGGTTAAGATGATAGAGGGgaattgaaaacaaagaaaaaaaaataatgataataagcaGGGGTGGAACTAGAATTTTAGGTtgggtggggggtgggggggggtggttaaaaaattaattttgaagggtttgcataatcaaaaacataaaatttaggggcaattataaaaattaatgttgTTGCCAAATAAGAAAACCAGTGAAACAATCCAAATGCCCTACAAAATGGTCTGACTGCCtaatcattttcaaattgtactTTTAAGGAAAATTACTTCTACCCCTGTGTTTATACAAAATCTTCAAACCTAAAAGCAGGAGTAGTTCTATCAAGCTCCACGAACATAAAAGAAGGTGGTTGTCATAACACCAAATCTAGCATCCAGTGCAAGGAAACTTTCTCCATCAGTATCTAAAACCACACATACACTCCCCTACCCCCCAATAAAAAgaacggagagagagagaaagagaggcaAACAAAACTAAAGACTGCATTTTATGGGACAAGTGAACAATTAGAGAGAGGGAGGAGCTTCAATGTTGACACTACTCAGATGAATTAAACAAGAAGAGGTGAAATGTAAGCATGTCAATCtataaaaaactaacaagaGTAAGATCACAAAAAAGGTAAAACAACTTACTAAAATAATGGTGTTAAGCATGGTAATCAAATTCCGAATCTTAACCAAGCCTTACTAGTTACTGCCATATGTGAATCCTCAACATTGATTCTCACCAAACTAGAAACAAAATGCATATTAAGTGACAGCTGACGAAACAGAGATAAACCCAGGGTCTATTTTGGAAGGATAAATTATTGCTATACCATTTAAGAACAAGGTAATGAGACCAAATAGGCACAACAAGGCTGAAAGCAATAGGGATGCCAACTCACATTTAATTGTTTTGGACATGGAGGCTGATAGGGCTTACTTAAGAATCACCCTTCAATTCATCTGAATCTGAATCGCTCGCATTATAACCTATCAAGCGCCACCATTCCAACAGATACACTTTCAATTAAAAACAATACCAAatacacaaaaacaacaacacGGAAAAGAAAGAGGGGAGGGGGAAAGATGGAAGTTCAACCTGGATGCTTATCACTAACTTTCCAAACCGAAGACCGATTTCTGGACGCCCTTGTCATCCAAACTCGTCCCTAAAATCCCAAGATATCATACCAATTTTGGAAAAAGAAGTCAATACACAAAGGATATGGAGAACAAATACTACATTAGTAGTGAAGGTGCCGACTCAATACAATAGACAAAACTAAAACCCTCATTGGCAGATtgaatcaccaaaaaaaaaaacataaaattcgCAACTTTTTGACTATCCTTATTTTCCCCACCttcttcacaaaataaaaattccaatcTTTAAACAAATCCTGCTTTGAAACCAATTTTACTCATTCACccacaaaattcaaaaacaaataaaataaaataaaaaaataaaagtataatctAATCCAACAATTCAGAAAAAAACTAGACCCACCAAACCCCAAAAccccaaaaaccaaaagaaagatTATGAACCTTCTGGGCATCTCTGGGAACGCCATAACCGCTGTAATACATCTGACCCACTAAGATCTGCATGTTGATATCACCAGCCTTGGCTTCCTTGAGCGTGTCCTTGAACCACCGCTTCACGCACTCCGACACCACCTCCGACAGCGGCACCCTATTACTGCTACTATCGCTGTTGCTGCTCTCCATGTCCTACTCCTTTACTCCGCAGGTGTCGTTTCAGTGTGCTTCTGGGGTTTAATATGCTGCGAAGCGGCTTTGGTGATCAGATGAAACCTGATCGGAGAAGGAAACGATTTTCCCTTGGAGAAGAGTTATATAAagcttgatttttttattattattatttaatatgcAGAGAGAAAAACTTTCGTTTGTTTATTGCTTACCTTTTGGTAGCACTACGTGGAGGACGTGTTCGGttactgggaaaaaaaaaatttctttgggTATTTATACGTTCAGGGAAATATGAAAGTGGAAGATTTTGAAGGTTCCAAGGAGGGTTTACGAAGGTAAAGGGAACTTCAAGTTTGCAAAGGGACTTTGAGAAGACGGAGTTGAGTGGGCGTGAGGGGGAAGAAAGGGGACTAACCTTTGACTGACTTGGCAATAGCAATTTCTTAGGTGTCACTGAATTTGAACAACTAAAATACACTTCTAATCGTTGAGTGTCACTTGGCGTGGTATTCACAAACACATTAATCtcaattaaatttaatgtaATGACGAGGATGATAAGTGTTAAGTAAACCTACAAATTGATGTGACGGTACATATAGTATTGTCATGTTAACCACGATCAAATTttattagagtaatgctactatTCACACCGACTAATGTAACATATTATAAGTAACTTATCATGtcaaccacttaaaaaaaaataaaagaaaaatcacttaaaacatgGCATATTAGCTATTGTGAAATAGGTGTGAAGAGTAATTTTTACTAATTTAATTGTGTAATGATTGATATGGTAAATGTCATGTAGACTGTCTTGTGTAGTGGTTGGAGTGATAAGTGATAAGTGTCACGTGCACTCATACTACTAGAATGATGTGGCATTGTCAATAAgcctttagatttttttaattttttaataaaagttaatCTAATAGTTTATGGACATTGCCACATTAACCCAGTTATATTGGAGTGGGACGGTTCGATGGGAGTtcaatatatagcattactccacaCCAATATCCCACTTTTATCTCACTATGTTAACAAGGCAGAATCTAATAGTGATTAGGGTTAAAAtcataacattactctttgtgAGATATTAGTGTGTTatatatcattattcatatatTTAACACTTAATTAAAATCATAGGATGTGCTGTCTTGATCCAGACATTCACTTGGTATTATCCTAATAATCCATTATAAATGGTCAGAAGATGGCTTGTTTAACAGTTTAAGTAGGGGAGGAACCCACTCAAACATATATTATTCTCAAGTTGTTTGAATGGAGTTATCTCTAATGCAGCTATTCCAATAGTCGTTAATGAAACTTTCTGAGCTGATTCTTCGAAAACTACAAGGTGAGAATATTAATTCATTATGCTGTCCAGCAGCTATCAAGGTTTTAAAGCATAGAACTTCAGTGACAATTTTAAAGAATCAAATGAACCTCAGTTGATTCTAATGaatattctaattatttttttaaaaacctatATAAAAAACCAGCCCATGATGAACTGATTATAATGGCAGGAGGATCGTTGCAAATCGCTGGCCAAATTATAGCATGTTCGACATGTGAATGAGATATTCCTGATGGAACCCACAAACCTAAGCAAATGCtaaaacaacccaaaatgcAAAGCCCACCTGTACAGGCCAGTAGACCCTATCGGGGCTCTCAACTATCTCTCAATTGGCTGCCCGAATTACAGCCAATTCGGATAGTCAATTGCAGGGAATCCGGATCCCTCCAAGGGATACATAAAAATTAATACCTGCTCCCCCCAGTTTCTTGGTGAAATTTAATGTGCATAAAGAAAGAACCAAGCACTGCCACTCCAAAACTTTGGCTTCAGCTATTCACAAACGAGCATACAGTTAGAAGAAATTGTTTATAGAAGAATCGACATAGTTAATATGTTTCTACTTTTTGATATTTCACACCGTAATTGAGCTGTACTGAACAAAGATGGACATGGATGGCCAATCATACATTGGCCAAATACAAGGAAAAATGGGCGGAAATGTGCCTCAGAAATACACTACATACAAGATTACAAAATTGCATCGGTATAATACAGATTAAAATCATGCCACTCCAACACAATTTACACTTGCCAAGGTTGTAAATAATACTACTTGGAATTTGATTGGAACAGCACTTGCACACTGAACCTCAGCTGTCATTCTGTATAAAACATTTGACTCCAGACTGATTTTCTGAAGGTAGAGCATGGCTACAAGCCAATGGATACATCttcaatgagagagagagaaacaaagaagGGGGGAAATGAGGGGAGTATTATACATGAATGTGAAgcagaaagaaagaataaaccAGATAACAGAAATTTTCTATTAACTATAGCCGAGAGAACAACATCTCCCAAACCATTTCAATGCGATAATCAATGTAGAAAAATGCTGCAGTACCATAGACCTAGTTTTTTTCAAGCATCACTCCAACTATCtgaatcatcttcttcatcacttCCAGCAAACGCCTATTTCAAGAGTAACCATTTTAATATGGTGCACCAACAAACACAAGAAACATACAcacccacagagagagagagagagagagagagagagagagacctggcGAATTGTTTTTGCTTTCTCCAAAATAGCAGCAACCTTCAGGTTGGTATTCGGACCATGAATGCTGGCTCTTGTCACCACTGCAGGCTTCAAGTTGAAGGACTGAGAAAGCAAAAATAATCATTCCTCAGCTCATATAATTGCATTAGGGGGACAATAAAACAAGGAAGAGAGGGAGGGGGATGATgcacaaaatataaataaataaatagatcaaATCTAACCTTCGTTCGTATCTGTTCTAGTAATGAATCTCTTTCATCTACCTTTGGTCCATTATGAGGCCGAACCCGTTCAGCTACCTTTCTCAACTGAAAAGGTTCAAAATGTCATAACCAAATACTCTCCAAGCAACAAAGGAGAAAATTGTGAAAAGCATGGACACCAGAAAACGATCATTACCCTGCTTTTGTCATGAGCAACAACAGCATCAATGAGAGGATTTCTAGGACGAGGAATCTTCGGTGGATTGCCATTTGGCTTTTCTACTAAGCCTGGTACATGAGGGGTTTCTCCATCTGAAGTCGGTGAAGCATGCTGAGGCTGTTCTGCTTCCATATTTGGAGGTGGCATAGATGTGTCAAAAGGATTTCGCCATTCCCCTTCAGAATAATTTTGCTGAGTGGGTTGAAGTGTTTTATCCTCTGATCTTGTTTCTGGTCCAAATTGATTGAGAGGCTCAATAAATTTCTCTTGTGAAGGTTCAGGATCATGTCTAAGAGCTGTATATTCAATGGTTGGTATTGGTGAAAATGGGATTGAACTAGAGTGAGCCTTTTCTCCCTCTAAAGAAAGGAAACCATATTCAGGTCTATCATCAAGTATTGCTGGGGACGTTAAGAATGGATTCATGCTTTGTGTTCCCTCCAAAGAGAGGCAGTTGTATTGACTATCTTCATCACTAACCATGGTTGGCACTTGCAAAGAGAAAGGAATCGGCTGCACCAAATTACTTGCTAATTGTTCAGAAACTTGCTGGGATTTTTCATCTTCTACGGGCATGATGGGCAAAAGTGGGTTCTGATGCTGCAAAATCTGTGTCTCGATTGTTGGAAAACCAAATTGAGCTTTCTGATCATCGAGTGGCTGCAATGGTGTGAACGCATACTGACTAGCTTCAACCAAATCTCTCTGAGAAGTTAGGAAAGTATTTTGAGCCTTTCCCATCCTCCATTGCATAGGAGGTAGAGGTGGCAATGGTGGCATATCCTCCAGATTAACTTGAGCTGCCTCAGGGGGCAGGCCAAAGCTAGGAAGGGCAGACTCTAATGGATCCATTGCTTGCTTAGAACCATCAAGTTCCAGACCAGCTGACTGTGGTAAGAACTCCAACGCtgaaggttggcatagaaggtGTTCTGGATGAAATTCAGGAGCACCAAAGCCTATTTCATGAAAGTGATTTGAAGATTGTATCTGCTCACATCTTTTCTGATCTACGTGATTCAGATATTGTATCTGTTCAGATTGAAGTTTTGGAGAGTTATAAGCTGCTTCATCTTCTTGAAATCTTTCCACATCAGCTTGATCAGCTTCGAATGGTAACGGCTTCTCCGAAGGAGCTTCTGCCTCTGGGAGGTAGCCGGTAGGTGAAGACACCTCATCTTCACTATTCTCAAAAAGATGACTCTGATGGTGCGATTTTGATTCCGGCTGTTGATTGCTTAGTCCTGAATATGTTGGGGATGTTGTGACATCATCGTCAGACAAactattttgtgtttgtttggcCAGAGATGATTCATGATCATTATCaaatgttttcaaattgcaatggTCAGAAGAGACTGGTTTGCATGGGTTATCTGCAGGAGCAACTTCCAGTTGATTCACTTTTTTGTGTTCCTCAGTTTCTGCAAGACATTCTGGAGAAGTTCCTTCATTAAATTCTTTCCCTTTCTCGTGGGAATCGGCAAATCCAGAATGACACTCTTGCAAATTTGTATGATTCCGTGAAGGAGAGAAAGCTAGATCTGGAGACAGGCAAATAACATCATTGACGTCATTATTTATGCTGGTGACAGAAGCAGCAGACAGAGACTCATCTGCTATAACTGGCTCAGTTACCACAGCATCTAAATTTACATGATCCTCATGGCACGGGtaattttgataattagatGGAACTTCAAGAGGAACAGCATCACCTCCTACCACATCCACATTGCAGGTGGACATACCAACTTCCTTACCATCTCCTGCCCTTGGAATGTCATCTACATCTGATTTCTCATCAGAATATGGAACACCCAATTCTGCAGAATCAAGTTCAACTTCTGCAATATTATTGTCTATTAAATCTGAGAGTTGCTGCACCTCTACGTTTTGTGTCTTTTGAGTTTCCCCCATGTGAGTTAAGTCTTCTGAGTTGATTCCATTTTCCATAAGAGAACCACCGGCTTTGGAAACTATGTCATCCTGATCTGCAACATCTAAAGAACAAGTAGTAGGTACCACATCTGAACCCGCTTCTACTTCTGGCAAGACTGAGCGAAGGAGCGGCTTTTCTGTAGGTGTAATACTTAAATGTGGTGAACCAATCCCTCCAACCAAATTTTCAGAATAATCTTCATCTGCAGATTCTGTTTGAAGCACTTTATTAAGAGAATTGTCACTCCTTTTATTTTCAGGAGTCAGCTCTGAAATGTCCGGCAAATGCAGCGAAGCATCGGAAACAACATTTGGATCTTCACCATCCAGATGGCTTTCACCAGAAACTATAAGATGAATATCATTCATAGGTTGGGAGGGAACATCAGAGCCAACAGCTCTAGAATAAGCTAGATTTTCCCCAATTTCATCAGTTTCTGATAACTTCGAACCAAGCTTAATAGAGTCAAACGTCGCTTCCTCTACTTCAGGACCCAGTAATGCATCTATTGACGAGTGTACTCCATGATCCAAAGGTAGCAGCAAAGGTATGGAATCTGTAAGACATGAACTACATGATGCTTCTCCAAGATCAGGGATCTTGTCTGCCTTAATGCATGTACCGTTAGGCACTGCAAGCTCATCAGATTTGATTCCCATAGACTCATCCATCAGCTGACTGGATGGCATATCCACACTCTCAGCTGCACAAGTTTCAGTAGAAGGGAACACTTTAGCTGCTCCATCACCACTAGATGCCGTATTCTCGGCCAAACTGCTTAGTGTATCAGAGTCGGAAAAACTGGATCTGTTATTCTTGAATGAACCATTCCCACAATCTGATGCAGAGGAGTTTCCAAATGATTGAGAATCCGAAGATTGAGCTTGGTACTGCAGATTTTCTTCATTTCCATCAGAATCTCTCCCACGTTTTTTAACAGTCAAGAATCCCCGCTCATTCTTAGATCTATACTCATTTTCTGTTTCCATTTCTGATTCCATGGTGGTAAGTGCATCCATGTAATTGTCTATCTCACTTGTCAAATCATCAGAATGGTACCCATCTACACTGCCTTCTGTTTTGAGTTCACCATCAACTGCTATGTTATGGAGGGCGGAGGAAGAAATATCATCCGTATCAACACCATCAGCTGGTCCAGGCACTTCCACAATTTCACCACCAATGACATCGCCATTAAACTTATCCACGTATGGTTTTGAAACCACTTCCTGTGCATTAAACTTGTCCATGTATGGTATTGAAACTACTTCCTGTGCATTAGGTGAGGAACATGCGCTTTCCTTTCCTTGAGGTGACTTCTTTCCAGGACTCACAGTACTGATTTCAAGTATTTCAAGCCCTGATTCACTAGAATCATCTTTGGTCAATTTCATGGGTGAAGTGACATAAATTTCATGAAGCACCTTCTGCTCTGGAGTAGGAGTCTCCAGGAATTTCTCCATGATACTTTTCCCAGCTTTTGAGTTAAAGGGAGATCCATTCAATTGCCTTCTCTTCAACTTCACAAGACGTGCAGAGTCACTACAACCATTCTCAATACGCTCCTCCAGAAACAACTGATGCAATCTGCACCATCCGAAAGCAATTTAAGTCATCAATCAACGATTAAAAGTATGAGACTTAAACAACTACAAGAAAACTAGAGTGCACCAATATGAGATCAGAGCCCTCACTTGGCATGTGACGGGAGGTGGACATCAGGTGTTTCTCCATTCCTCCAGCGTGATCCttttttctgcagaaatatCAGATAATATTACACCTCAAACTTTGTAATGACACAAGCTCATATTGTACAGTGATGGGTCTCCATCAACAGAAGAAGCTAATTTGCTGATCGCAGCACCAAAATGAGAACAACCAGCATTGGCAATGAAAAAGAAGTTTTGTAGCCGTAATGTATTAATTAAGGAGAAATAATCTTAATCATAGTCTTGCACAGCCTCATGAGATTCTCACACTTCAAAAGGGAGAATCTAAAGGTTGAGTCTAAGAGCTCTTTAAGGCCTTATCAAGAgtccaataaaaaaagaaagcaaatttcAAAGATGCCTGAAAATCACTAAACAGAAACATAATCAAGGGTCAGGTTGAAACTTTTGATCTCAGAGGAAATGTAAAACATTACATGGGTGGTCATTAATCCTTTCTATGGAAGCAGGGGATTTCATAGGAACTCAGGGCAAGATGGGATAACGGAGTTAAATCTCTTTTTATGCCATACAAAGGCAAATAGCAGAAGATTATATGACGACTTTCTTCCCATAGGACCCAAGTTGGTTCCCCTGGGACAAAGTAAACTCGTATGGAGAGATATGCAGCAAACATGTTGGCCTTTTAGACGTAAAAGCCATGAGTTGGTGGGTAACACATATAAAACAACCCACAAATTTCTATTGTCAGAAGAATTGTCACAAGAGAAGTTTGTAATATGATGATAAACCTTTCATTGTGATACCTTCATTTTGCggtttttcttttccctctgAACCTctgctgttgctgttgctgttgtAGAGGATGCTGCTTCCACTTTGAAGAATGATGGATCAGTATAACGCTTTAGACAAGCCCCAGCCCCCGCAACATCAAACCTGTAAGAAGGCATCTGAACATACTAAAATTCcacatttaaaaaaacagaCTCTCACAATCACTGAAGCCAATAAACccgggaagaaaaaaaaaaacaaaaaacaaacgaacaaaacaaaataaaatg encodes:
- the LOC133872180 gene encoding uncharacterized protein LOC133872180, coding for MESSNSDSSSNRVPLSEVVSECVKRWFKDTLKEAKAGDINMQILVGQMYYSGYGVPRDAQKGRVWMTRASRNRSSVWKVSDKHPGYNASDSDSDELKGDS
- the LOC133872442 gene encoding protein SCAR2, which encodes MPLARYQIRNEYSLADPELYRAADRDDPEALLEGVAMAGLVGVLRQLGDLAEFAAEIFRDLHEEVMTTAARGHGLMVRVQQLEAEVPSIEKAFLSQTSHSLLFSNAGVDWHPNLRTEQNLVTQGDLPRFVMDSYEECRGPPRLFLLDKFDVAGAGACLKRYTDPSFFKVEAASSTTATATAEVQREKKNRKMKKKGSRWRNGETPDVHLPSHAKLHQLFLEERIENGCSDSARLVKLKRRQLNGSPFNSKAGKSIMEKFLETPTPEQKVLHEIYVTSPMKLTKDDSSESGLEILEISTVSPGKKSPQGKESACSSPNAQEVVSIPYMDKFNAQEVVSKPYVDKFNGDVIGGEIVEVPGPADGVDTDDISSSALHNIAVDGELKTEGSVDGYHSDDLTSEIDNYMDALTTMESEMETENEYRSKNERGFLTVKKRGRDSDGNEENLQYQAQSSDSQSFGNSSASDCGNGSFKNNRSSFSDSDTLSSLAENTASSGDGAAKVFPSTETCAAESVDMPSSQLMDESMGIKSDELAVPNGTCIKADKIPDLGEASCSSCLTDSIPLLLPLDHGVHSSIDALLGPEVEEATFDSIKLGSKLSETDEIGENLAYSRAVGSDVPSQPMNDIHLIVSGESHLDGEDPNVVSDASLHLPDISELTPENKRSDNSLNKVLQTESADEDYSENLVGGIGSPHLSITPTEKPLLRSVLPEVEAGSDVVPTTCSLDVADQDDIVSKAGGSLMENGINSEDLTHMGETQKTQNVEVQQLSDLIDNNIAEVELDSAELGVPYSDEKSDVDDIPRAGDGKEVGMSTCNVDVVGGDAVPLEVPSNYQNYPCHEDHVNLDAVVTEPVIADESLSAASVTSINNDVNDVICLSPDLAFSPSRNHTNLQECHSGFADSHEKGKEFNEGTSPECLAETEEHKKVNQLEVAPADNPCKPVSSDHCNLKTFDNDHESSLAKQTQNSLSDDDVTTSPTYSGLSNQQPESKSHHQSHLFENSEDEVSSPTGYLPEAEAPSEKPLPFEADQADVERFQEDEAAYNSPKLQSEQIQYLNHVDQKRCEQIQSSNHFHEIGFGAPEFHPEHLLCQPSALEFLPQSAGLELDGSKQAMDPLESALPSFGLPPEAAQVNLEDMPPLPPLPPMQWRMGKAQNTFLTSQRDLVEASQYAFTPLQPLDDQKAQFGFPTIETQILQHQNPLLPIMPVEDEKSQQVSEQLASNLVQPIPFSLQVPTMVSDEDSQYNCLSLEGTQSMNPFLTSPAILDDRPEYGFLSLEGEKAHSSSIPFSPIPTIEYTALRHDPEPSQEKFIEPLNQFGPETRSEDKTLQPTQQNYSEGEWRNPFDTSMPPPNMEAEQPQHASPTSDGETPHVPGLVEKPNGNPPKIPRPRNPLIDAVVAHDKSRLRKVAERVRPHNGPKVDERDSLLEQIRTKSFNLKPAVVTRASIHGPNTNLKVAAILEKAKTIRQAFAGSDEEDDSDSWSDA